In Cydia splendana chromosome 3, ilCydSple1.2, whole genome shotgun sequence, one DNA window encodes the following:
- the LOC134806243 gene encoding THO complex subunit 2-like isoform X1, which translates to MFKFGGWKASLNLSGVSRRREVYDNGPDLSSGGAYRSHREDVFGRNSISEPPKKLTPSMVKLPPSKETIKTSKSASDLKDPNNLPPQLRKSTPDVSTDPKGGPSNNRDSAVLYKNAKQNAKDDKKEKEKKKAEKQRLAEEKKKAQEQAKQDKLKIQRDKKIAEQQAKDVKARKKESKKALPQASVTKSLVPTEPQKNPLGRVATNTLESSISRSSGPPPYTEEASPQGKQINKNDTTGNTSFSKPIENSSWDLISEHRSQINRNPVASGSRQKQMVLDMQLSFDKAQASDRDNSEV; encoded by the exons ATGTTCAAATTCGGGGGATGGAAAGCGTCGCTAAACCTCAGCGGTGTAAGTCGCCGCCGAGAGGTGTACGACAACGGACCGGACCTGTCCTCAGGAGGGGCCTACAGATCACATAGGGAAGATGTCTTCG GACGCAACAGTATATCAGAACCACCGAAAAAACTAACGCCATCTATGGTGAAGCTCCCTCCAAGTAAAGAAACAATAAAAACATCAAAGAGTGCCAGCGACTTAAAAGACCCTAATAATCTACCTCCACAACTTAGGAAGAGTACACCAGATGTCTCCACCGACCCTAAAGGGGGACCTTCAAATAACAGAGACTCCGCAGTTTTATATAAGAACGCTAAACAGAACGCAAAAGACGATAAAAAAgagaaagaaaaaaagaaagcaGAAAAGCAGCGGCTAGCAGAAGAAAAGAAGAAAGCACAGGAACAAGCGAAGCaggataaattaaaaatacaaagagATAAGAAGATAGCTGAGCAGCAAGCGAAAGACGTTAAAGCAAGGAAAAAGGAAAGTAAAAAAGCATTGCCGCAAGCGAGCGTCACAAAGTCCTTAGTGCCTACGGAACCGCAGAAGAATCCTCTAGGACGGGTGGCGACGAACACTCTAGAAAGTTCTATAAGTCGTAGCAGTGGACCTCCGCCTTACACGGAAGAAGCTAGTCCACAAgggaaacaaataaataaaaatgatacCACTGGCAACACTAGCTTTAGTAAACCAATAGAAAATAGTAGTTGGGATTTGATATCGGAGCATCGGAGTCAGATTAACAGGAATCCTGTGGCCAGTGGATCCAGACAGAAGCAGATGGTGCTGGATATGCAGCTAAGTTTTGATAAAGCGCAAGCCAGTGACAGGGATAATAGTGAAGTTTGA
- the LOC134806243 gene encoding inner centromere protein-like isoform X2: protein MVKLPPSKETIKTSKSASDLKDPNNLPPQLRKSTPDVSTDPKGGPSNNRDSAVLYKNAKQNAKDDKKEKEKKKAEKQRLAEEKKKAQEQAKQDKLKIQRDKKIAEQQAKDVKARKKESKKALPQASVTKSLVPTEPQKNPLGRVATNTLESSISRSSGPPPYTEEASPQGKQINKNDTTGNTSFSKPIENSSWDLISEHRSQINRNPVASGSRQKQMVLDMQLSFDKAQASDRDNSEV, encoded by the coding sequence ATGGTGAAGCTCCCTCCAAGTAAAGAAACAATAAAAACATCAAAGAGTGCCAGCGACTTAAAAGACCCTAATAATCTACCTCCACAACTTAGGAAGAGTACACCAGATGTCTCCACCGACCCTAAAGGGGGACCTTCAAATAACAGAGACTCCGCAGTTTTATATAAGAACGCTAAACAGAACGCAAAAGACGATAAAAAAgagaaagaaaaaaagaaagcaGAAAAGCAGCGGCTAGCAGAAGAAAAGAAGAAAGCACAGGAACAAGCGAAGCaggataaattaaaaatacaaagagATAAGAAGATAGCTGAGCAGCAAGCGAAAGACGTTAAAGCAAGGAAAAAGGAAAGTAAAAAAGCATTGCCGCAAGCGAGCGTCACAAAGTCCTTAGTGCCTACGGAACCGCAGAAGAATCCTCTAGGACGGGTGGCGACGAACACTCTAGAAAGTTCTATAAGTCGTAGCAGTGGACCTCCGCCTTACACGGAAGAAGCTAGTCCACAAgggaaacaaataaataaaaatgatacCACTGGCAACACTAGCTTTAGTAAACCAATAGAAAATAGTAGTTGGGATTTGATATCGGAGCATCGGAGTCAGATTAACAGGAATCCTGTGGCCAGTGGATCCAGACAGAAGCAGATGGTGCTGGATATGCAGCTAAGTTTTGATAAAGCGCAAGCCAGTGACAGGGATAATAGTGAAGTTTGA